A genomic region of Homalodisca vitripennis isolate AUS2020 chromosome 5, UT_GWSS_2.1, whole genome shotgun sequence contains the following coding sequences:
- the LOC124363032 gene encoding uncharacterized protein LOC124363032 isoform X2 — MGERRVFGDWDRTQFQGKVIDNVFKMGQKRGEVGLVWGDDSVFQEPWHPHWQFPLLLSVLALVCGLALFLVVLIWLKSQMSSTSSSGSDKVETGDEQEPHPEGGQWIYHPVIRPVTTEQCETLPIVPVQSQASRAILPEVMTAHSVAGEERREPVRIKAKGLLERRGSSASLTIDLLHPSQENLSVTPTRECTAEEYLLSVGNVLSRGQLRNCLKDARALHKEFWDLPLNHPDKLEIPGSGSKNRYRTIIPNENTRVHLPTETASDPLTGYINANYIRGYDGEEKAFIATQGPLANTVGDFWHMVWSERSPVIVMITKLMEKNRAKCELYFPIDPGATEVYGDIAVTVLSIVVKDGYIIRHFGLQKGDEIQRVTHFWFDSWPDHKTPANAHSLLCLAKDVEAYRFKDVQRGSTSSWPHSPKPVKSDEAKAEQTDLLSPCPEAASPPSLKETSPVLNFGRLEFKDDEPDKELRTSPAKSDDDNLILLNQTESSESGSAFQPTIEAINVEISSDPEKMEYKIVPVLQADKLNSPTFYDRSLYSNDDVFQVGSLPQKSPVQARVQLENIRSRSVEAAPTSLSSSHKSDDQKSAPSEFFDFDKLTIAQEAVVTSTDESVSSEDRKKSLETSENLPDSFEKKIYRGITCTSSPNWTSDASPNLTHSFDKSTSKLSVDSLSWGGLDIMSPNLTSSEKSPNRTQSSIESPVTQSSSEGRRWPRSSDSSKQWTRSSQGSSGWAQSSEDSPWWFDKDQEPENTSNARSPREWLDKSPLLSRRSREGSVNFLWSDLPRGQAAGPVIVHCSAGIGRTGCFIAICVGVSQLLGENNVDILGIVCRMRYDR; from the exons ATGGGGGAGAGGAGAGTTTTCGGAGACTGGGATAGAACTCAGTTCCAAGGAAAAGTCATAG ATAATGTTTTCAAGATGGGGCAGAAGCGTGGAGAGGTGGGGCTGGTCTGGGGTGATGACTCCGTGTTCCAAGAGCCTTGGCACCCACACTGGCAGTTCCCGCTTTTACTGTCTGTCCTCGCTCTTGTCTGTGGTCTCGCTCTTTTTCTTGTG gtACTAATTTGGTTGAAAAGCCAGATGTCATCGACTTCTTCGTCGGGAAGTGACAAGGTGGAGACGGGTGATGAGCAGGAACCACACCCAGAAGGGGGGCAATGGATCTATCACCCGGTGATAAGGCCAGTGACCACGGAGCAGTGTGAGACTCTGCCCATCGTACCCGTGCAGTCGCAAG CGTCCCGTGCTATACTGCCCGAGGTCATGACGGCACATAGTGTGGCGGGTGAGGAGAGGCGGGAGCCGGTGAGGATCAAGGCCAAAGGACTGCTGGAGAGGCGAGGCTCGAGTGCCAGCCTCACCATCGACCTGTTGCACCCCAGCCAGGAAAATCTGAGTGTGACGCCCACGAGGGAGTG CACTGCAGAGGAGTATCTGTTGTCTGTGGGCAATGTGCTGAGCAGGGGTCAGCTCAGGAATTGCCTAAAAGACGCTCGAGCTCTGCACAAGGAATTCTGGGACCTGCCCCTCAACCACCCAGACAAACTCGAGATTCCTGGCAGTGGTTCAAAAAATAG ATATAGGACAATCATCCCAAATGAAAACACCAGGGTACACCTCCCAACGGAGACTGCCTCAGATCCTTTGACCGGCTACATCAATGCTAACTACATCAGG GGCTACGATGGAGAAGAAAAAGCGTTTATAGCGACACAAGGGCCCCTGGCCAACACAGTGGGAGACTTCTGGCATATGGTTTGGTCGGAGCGTTCTCCCGTCATTGTTATGATTACCAAACTCATGGAGAAGAACCGCGCCAAGTGCGAACTGTACTTCCCCATCGACCCGGGCGCCACGGAGGTCTACGGTGACATTGCAGTGACAGTTTTGTCTATCGTGGTTAAGGATGGCTACATCATCCGGCACTTTGGATTGCAG aaaggTGATGAGATCCAGCGAGTGACTCACTTTTGGTTCGACTCCTGGCCTGACCATAAAACTCCTGCCAACGCTCATTCTCTTCTCTGCTTGGCCAAGGATGTGGAGGCCTACCGTTTCAAGGATGTGCAAAGGGGGAGTACTTCTTCATGGCCTCACTCTCCAAAACCTGTCAAGTCTGATGAAGCAAAGGCAGAACAAACAGATTTACTATCTCCTTGTCCTGAAGCTGCAAGTCCTCCATCACTAAAAGAGACAAGTCCGGTCCTCAATTTTGGTCGTTTGGAGTTCAAAGACGATGAGCCTGACAAAGAATTGAGAACGAGTCCAGCGAAAAGTGATGACGATAATCTTATCTTACTGAACCAGACTGAGTCTTCTGAATCAGGATCTGCTTTTCAACCGACCATTGAAGCAATTAATGTTGAGATCTCCTCTGATCCGGAgaaaatggaatataaaattgTGCCAGTGCTACAAGCAGACAAGTTGAACAGTCCTACGTTTTACGACAGGTCTTTGTACTCCAATGATGATGTATTTCAAGTGGGTTCACTTCCACAGAAGAGTCCAGTTCAAGCTAGAGTCCAATTGGAGAACATTCGTTCCAGGTCCGTGGAAGCTGCTCCTACAAGCTTGAGTAGTTCGCATAAATCTGACGATCAGAAAAGTGCTCCAAGCGagttttttgattttgataaaCTGACGATTGCGCAAGAAGCAGTAGTGACATCCACAGATGAATCTGTCTCTTCAGAGGACAGGAAGAAGTCTTTGGAAACCAGTGAGAACCTTCCGGACAGTTTTGAAAAAAAGATATACCGCGGGATCACATGCACATCCAGTCCCAACTGGACCTCTGATGCAAGTCCAAATTTGACACACAGCTTTGATAAGAGCACTTCGAAACTGTCTGTGGATAGTCTGAGCTGGGGCGGGTTGGACATTATGAGCCCAAACCTGACGAGCTCGGAGAAGAGTCCCAACCGGACACAGTCATCAATAGAGAGCCCAGTGACCCAGAGCTCAAGTGAGGGCAGGAGGTGGCCTAGGAGCTCTGACAGCAGCAAGCAGTGGACCCGCAGCTCCCAGGGCAGTTCTGGTTGGGCTCAAAGCTCGGAGGACAGCCCCTGGTGGTTTGACAAGGACCAGGAACCAGAAAATACTTCCAATGCTCGCAGCCCAAGAGAGTGGCTGGACAAGAGTCCCTTGCTCAGTCGAAg GTCTCGAGAGGGTTCTGTGAACTTTTTGTGGAGTGACTTGCCACGAGGTCAGGCTGCGGGACCGGTGATCGTTCATTGCAGCGCTGGCATCGGGCGCACCGGCTGTTTCATAGCCATCTGCGTTGGTGTCAGCCAACTGCTGGGGGAGAACAATGTTGACATCCTGGGTATTGTTTGTCGCATGAGATATGACCGGTAA
- the LOC124363032 gene encoding uncharacterized protein LOC124363032 isoform X1 produces MAARHLIHNTLHSFISAVGRVSCLYLALVLAFCQDSECGVILYEDQQNDDYNDRAWGPSLPFLGPSLAQRLMGERRVFGDWDRTQFQGKVIDNVFKMGQKRGEVGLVWGDDSVFQEPWHPHWQFPLLLSVLALVCGLALFLVVLIWLKSQMSSTSSSGSDKVETGDEQEPHPEGGQWIYHPVIRPVTTEQCETLPIVPVQSQASRAILPEVMTAHSVAGEERREPVRIKAKGLLERRGSSASLTIDLLHPSQENLSVTPTRECTAEEYLLSVGNVLSRGQLRNCLKDARALHKEFWDLPLNHPDKLEIPGSGSKNRYRTIIPNENTRVHLPTETASDPLTGYINANYIRGYDGEEKAFIATQGPLANTVGDFWHMVWSERSPVIVMITKLMEKNRAKCELYFPIDPGATEVYGDIAVTVLSIVVKDGYIIRHFGLQKGDEIQRVTHFWFDSWPDHKTPANAHSLLCLAKDVEAYRFKDVQRGSTSSWPHSPKPVKSDEAKAEQTDLLSPCPEAASPPSLKETSPVLNFGRLEFKDDEPDKELRTSPAKSDDDNLILLNQTESSESGSAFQPTIEAINVEISSDPEKMEYKIVPVLQADKLNSPTFYDRSLYSNDDVFQVGSLPQKSPVQARVQLENIRSRSVEAAPTSLSSSHKSDDQKSAPSEFFDFDKLTIAQEAVVTSTDESVSSEDRKKSLETSENLPDSFEKKIYRGITCTSSPNWTSDASPNLTHSFDKSTSKLSVDSLSWGGLDIMSPNLTSSEKSPNRTQSSIESPVTQSSSEGRRWPRSSDSSKQWTRSSQGSSGWAQSSEDSPWWFDKDQEPENTSNARSPREWLDKSPLLSRRSREGSVNFLWSDLPRGQAAGPVIVHCSAGIGRTGCFIAICVGVSQLLGENNVDILGIVCRMRYDR; encoded by the exons ACTCTGAATGTGGGGTGATCCTGTATGAAGACCAGCAAAATGATGATTACAACGACAGGGCATGGGGCCCCTCTCTACCCTTCTTAGGGCCCAGTTTAGCCCAAAGGCTGATGGGGGAGAGGAGAGTTTTCGGAGACTGGGATAGAACTCAGTTCCAAGGAAAAGTCATAG ATAATGTTTTCAAGATGGGGCAGAAGCGTGGAGAGGTGGGGCTGGTCTGGGGTGATGACTCCGTGTTCCAAGAGCCTTGGCACCCACACTGGCAGTTCCCGCTTTTACTGTCTGTCCTCGCTCTTGTCTGTGGTCTCGCTCTTTTTCTTGTG gtACTAATTTGGTTGAAAAGCCAGATGTCATCGACTTCTTCGTCGGGAAGTGACAAGGTGGAGACGGGTGATGAGCAGGAACCACACCCAGAAGGGGGGCAATGGATCTATCACCCGGTGATAAGGCCAGTGACCACGGAGCAGTGTGAGACTCTGCCCATCGTACCCGTGCAGTCGCAAG CGTCCCGTGCTATACTGCCCGAGGTCATGACGGCACATAGTGTGGCGGGTGAGGAGAGGCGGGAGCCGGTGAGGATCAAGGCCAAAGGACTGCTGGAGAGGCGAGGCTCGAGTGCCAGCCTCACCATCGACCTGTTGCACCCCAGCCAGGAAAATCTGAGTGTGACGCCCACGAGGGAGTG CACTGCAGAGGAGTATCTGTTGTCTGTGGGCAATGTGCTGAGCAGGGGTCAGCTCAGGAATTGCCTAAAAGACGCTCGAGCTCTGCACAAGGAATTCTGGGACCTGCCCCTCAACCACCCAGACAAACTCGAGATTCCTGGCAGTGGTTCAAAAAATAG ATATAGGACAATCATCCCAAATGAAAACACCAGGGTACACCTCCCAACGGAGACTGCCTCAGATCCTTTGACCGGCTACATCAATGCTAACTACATCAGG GGCTACGATGGAGAAGAAAAAGCGTTTATAGCGACACAAGGGCCCCTGGCCAACACAGTGGGAGACTTCTGGCATATGGTTTGGTCGGAGCGTTCTCCCGTCATTGTTATGATTACCAAACTCATGGAGAAGAACCGCGCCAAGTGCGAACTGTACTTCCCCATCGACCCGGGCGCCACGGAGGTCTACGGTGACATTGCAGTGACAGTTTTGTCTATCGTGGTTAAGGATGGCTACATCATCCGGCACTTTGGATTGCAG aaaggTGATGAGATCCAGCGAGTGACTCACTTTTGGTTCGACTCCTGGCCTGACCATAAAACTCCTGCCAACGCTCATTCTCTTCTCTGCTTGGCCAAGGATGTGGAGGCCTACCGTTTCAAGGATGTGCAAAGGGGGAGTACTTCTTCATGGCCTCACTCTCCAAAACCTGTCAAGTCTGATGAAGCAAAGGCAGAACAAACAGATTTACTATCTCCTTGTCCTGAAGCTGCAAGTCCTCCATCACTAAAAGAGACAAGTCCGGTCCTCAATTTTGGTCGTTTGGAGTTCAAAGACGATGAGCCTGACAAAGAATTGAGAACGAGTCCAGCGAAAAGTGATGACGATAATCTTATCTTACTGAACCAGACTGAGTCTTCTGAATCAGGATCTGCTTTTCAACCGACCATTGAAGCAATTAATGTTGAGATCTCCTCTGATCCGGAgaaaatggaatataaaattgTGCCAGTGCTACAAGCAGACAAGTTGAACAGTCCTACGTTTTACGACAGGTCTTTGTACTCCAATGATGATGTATTTCAAGTGGGTTCACTTCCACAGAAGAGTCCAGTTCAAGCTAGAGTCCAATTGGAGAACATTCGTTCCAGGTCCGTGGAAGCTGCTCCTACAAGCTTGAGTAGTTCGCATAAATCTGACGATCAGAAAAGTGCTCCAAGCGagttttttgattttgataaaCTGACGATTGCGCAAGAAGCAGTAGTGACATCCACAGATGAATCTGTCTCTTCAGAGGACAGGAAGAAGTCTTTGGAAACCAGTGAGAACCTTCCGGACAGTTTTGAAAAAAAGATATACCGCGGGATCACATGCACATCCAGTCCCAACTGGACCTCTGATGCAAGTCCAAATTTGACACACAGCTTTGATAAGAGCACTTCGAAACTGTCTGTGGATAGTCTGAGCTGGGGCGGGTTGGACATTATGAGCCCAAACCTGACGAGCTCGGAGAAGAGTCCCAACCGGACACAGTCATCAATAGAGAGCCCAGTGACCCAGAGCTCAAGTGAGGGCAGGAGGTGGCCTAGGAGCTCTGACAGCAGCAAGCAGTGGACCCGCAGCTCCCAGGGCAGTTCTGGTTGGGCTCAAAGCTCGGAGGACAGCCCCTGGTGGTTTGACAAGGACCAGGAACCAGAAAATACTTCCAATGCTCGCAGCCCAAGAGAGTGGCTGGACAAGAGTCCCTTGCTCAGTCGAAg GTCTCGAGAGGGTTCTGTGAACTTTTTGTGGAGTGACTTGCCACGAGGTCAGGCTGCGGGACCGGTGATCGTTCATTGCAGCGCTGGCATCGGGCGCACCGGCTGTTTCATAGCCATCTGCGTTGGTGTCAGCCAACTGCTGGGGGAGAACAATGTTGACATCCTGGGTATTGTTTGTCGCATGAGATATGACCGGTAA
- the LOC124363034 gene encoding uncharacterized protein LOC124363034: protein MTAHSVAGEERREPVRIKAKGLLERRGSSASLTIDLLHPSQENLSVTPTRECTAEEYLLSVGNVLSRGQLRNCLKDARALHKEFWDLPLNHPDKLEIPGSGSKNRYRTIIPNENTRVHLPTETASDPLTGYINANYIRGYDGEEKAFIATQGPLANTVGDFWHMVWSERSPVIVMITKLMEKNRAKCELYFPIDPGATEVYGDIAVTVLSIVVKDGYIIRHFGLQKGDEIQRVTHFWFDSWPDHKTPANAHSLLCLAKDVEAYRFKDVQRGSTSSWPHSPKPVKSDEAKAEQTDLLSPCPEAASPPSLKETSPVLNFGRLEFKDDEPDKELRTSPAKSDDDNLILLNQTESSESGSAFQPTIEAINVEISSDPEKMEYKIVPVLQADKLNSPTFYDRSLYSNDDVFQVGSLPQKSPVQARVQLENIRSRSVEAAPTSLSSSHKSDDQKSAPSEFFDFDKLTIAQEAVVTSTDESVSSEDRKKSLETSENLPDSFEKKIYRGITCTSSPNWTSDASPNLTHSFDKSTSKLSVDSLSWGGLDIMSPNLTSSEKSPNRTQSSIESPVTQSSSEGRRWPRSSDSSKQWTRSSQGSSGWAQSSEDSPWWFDKDQEPENTSNARSPREWLDKSPLLSRRSREGSVNFLWSDLPRGQAAGPVIVHCSAGIGRTGCFIAICVGVSQLLGENNVDILGIVCRMRYDRGGMVQTAEQYEFIHRALALFERSLPDQSGE, encoded by the exons ATGACGGCACATAGTGTGGCGGGTGAGGAGAGGCGGGAGCCGGTGAGGATCAAGGCTAAAGGACTGCTGGAGAGGCGAGGCTCGAGTGCCAGCCTCACCATCGACCTGTTGCACCCCAGCCAGGAAAATCTGAGTGTGACACCCACAAGGGAGTG CACTGCAGAGGAGTATCTATTGTCTGTGGGCAATGTGCTGAGCAGGGGTCAGCTCAGGAATTGCCTAAAAGACGCTCGAGCTCTGCACAAGGAATTCTGGGACCTGCCCCTCAACCACCCAGACAAACTTGAGATTCCTGGCAGTGGTTCAAAAAATAG ATATAGGACAATCATCCCAAATGAAAACACCAGGGTACACCTCCCAACGGAGACTGCCTCAGATCCTTTGACCGGCTACATCAATGCTAACTACATCAGG GGCTACGACGGAGAAGAAAAAGCGTTTATAGCGACACAAGGGCCCCTGGCCAACACAGTGGGAGACTTCTGGCATATGGTTTGGTCGGAGCGTTCTCCCGTCATTGTTATGATTACCAAACTCATGGAGAAGAACCGCGCCAAGTGCGAACTGTACTTCCCCATCGACCCGGGCGCCACGGAGGTCTACGGTGACATTGCAGTGACAGTCTTGTCTATCGTGGTTAAGGATGGCTACATCATCCGGCACTTTGGATTGCAG aaaggTGATGAGATCCAGCGAGTGACTCACTTTTGGTTCGACTCCTGGCCTGACCATAAAACTCCTGCCAACGCTCATTCTCTTCTCTGCTTGGCCAAGGATGTGGAGGCCTACCGTTTCAAGGATGTGCAAAGGGGGAGTACTTCTTCATGGCCTCACTCTCCAAAACCTGTCAAGTCTGATGAAGCAAAGGCAGAACAAACAGATTTACTATCTCCTTGTCCTGAAGCTGCAAGTCCTCCATCACTAAAAGAGACAAGTCCGGTCCTCAATTTTGGTCGTTTGGAGTTCAAAGACGATGAGCCTGACAAAGAATTGAGAACGAGTCCAGCGAAAAGTGATGACGATAATCTTATCTTACTGAACCAGACTGAGTCTTCTGAATCAGGATCTGCTTTTCAACCGACCATTGAAGCAATTAATGTTGAGATCTCCTCTGATCCGGAgaaaatggaatataaaattgTGCCAGTGCTACAAGCAGACAAGTTGAACAGTCCTACGTTTTACGACAGGTCTTTGTACTCCAATGATGATGTATTTCAAGTGGGTTCACTTCCACAGAAGAGTCCAGTTCAAGCTAGAGTCCAATTGGAGAACATTCGTTCCAGGTCCGTGGAAGCTGCTCCTACAAGCTTGAGTAGTTCGCATAAATCTGACGATCAGAAAAGTGCTCCAAGCGagttttttgattttgataaaCTGACGATTGCGCAAGAAGCAGTAGTGACATCCACAGATGAATCTGTCTCTTCAGAGGACAGGAAGAAGTCTTTGGAAACCAGTGAGAACCTTCCGGACAGTTTTGAAAAAAAGATATACCGCGGGATCACATGCACATCCAGTCCCAACTGGACCTCTGATGCAAGTCCAAATTTGACACACAGCTTTGATAAGAGCACTTCGAAACTGTCTGTGGATAGTCTGAGCTGGGGCGGGTTGGACATTATGAGCCCAAACCTGACGAGCTCGGAGAAGAGTCCCAACCGGACACAGTCATCAATAGAGAGCCCAGTGACCCAGAGCTCAAGTGAGGGCAGGAGGTGGCCTAGGAGCTCTGACAGCAGCAAGCAGTGGACCCGCAGCTCCCAGGGCAGTTCTGGTTGGGCTCAAAGCTCGGAGGACAGCCCCTGGTGGTTTGACAAGGACCAGGAACCAGAAAATACTTCCAATGCTCGCAGCCCAAGAGAGTGGCTGGACAAGAGTCCCTTGCTCAGTCGAAg GTCTCGAGAGGGTTCTGTGAACTTTTTGTGGAGTGACTTGCCACGAGGTCAGGCTGCGGGACCGGTGATCGTTCATTGCAGCGCTGGCATCGGGCGCACCGGCTGTTTCATAGCCATCTGCGTTGGTGTCAGCCAACTGCTGGGGGAGAACAATGTTGACATCCTGGGTATTGTTTGTCGCATGAGATATGACCG
- the LOC124363033 gene encoding uncharacterized protein LOC124363033: MDLQKVIMLPHIEQFKEAVFTRRIVLFNESFVPVGKKPTMDPFACIWHEGISGRKKEDIASALNSFIMHKRDAKKIHIWMDNCAAQNKNWALFSYLTGLVNSNDIEANEIVLNYLETGHTFMSADHFHHQVNKQIKSKGKMYDFEDFKDAVKASNSGKVTVKSMEHQDFFTEFNYSSQYKIMHKVPRPYLSEMVHVLFQRGSFDMFYRKSFSGEVFQLSFLKAGFTKKREVPKPNTRTSPRGVNKEKKQDIIKKLVPLMPPNRHGFWVDLAVSEEPDLITEHDID, from the exons ATGGACTTGCAGAAAGTAATAATGTTGCCTCACATTGAACAGTTCAAAGAAGCAGTGTTTACTCGTAGAATTGTCCTTTTCAATGAATCATTTGTGCCTGTTGGAAAAAAACCAACCATGGATCCTTTTGCATGCATCTGGCATGAGGGAATTTCCGGTAGGAAAAAGGAGGACATTGCGAGTGCATTAAATTCTTTTATCATGCACAAAAGAGAtgcaaaaaaaatacacatttggaTGGACAATTGTGCAGCCCAGAACAAAAATTGGGCTTTGTTTTCCTACCTGACAGGATTGGTAAATTCAAATGATATTGAAGCTAATGAGATTGTTTTAAACTATCTAGAGACAGGACATACATTTATGTCTGCAGACCATTTCCATCACCAAGTTAATAAACAG ataaagtcaaaaggaaaaatgtatgattttgaaGACTTCAAAGATGCTGTCAAAGCTAGTAACTCTGGAAAGGTTACTGTAAAGAGCATGGAGCATCAGGACTTTTTCACAGAATTTAACTATTCTTCACagtataaaattatgcataaagTTCCTCGTCCATATCTTAGTGAAATGGTACATGTTCTTTTCCAAAGAGGATCTTTTGACATGTTCTACAGAAAATCATTCAGTGGGGAAGTCTTTCAATTGTCCTTTTTAAAAGCAGGATTTACGAAGAAGAGAGAAGTTCCAAAACCAAATACAAGAACCAGCCCCAGAGGTGTGAACAAAGAAAAGAAACaagacattattaaaaaacttgtgCCTTTGATGCCTCCCAACAGACATGGCTTTTGGGTTGATCTAGCAGTGAGTGAGGAGCCTGATCTAATCACAGAACATGACATTGACTGA